The following coding sequences lie in one Candidatus Zixiibacteriota bacterium genomic window:
- a CDS encoding helix-turn-helix transcriptional regulator, translating into MATIGENIKKYRTKLGITQDDLVRKSGVKHTTLTKIEGDFVKKPSVQMIAKIAKALSVSMKDLLK; encoded by the coding sequence ATGGCAACAATTGGTGAAAACATTAAGAAGTATCGAACTAAACTGGGGATCACCCAGGACGATTTGGTGCGAAAATCCGGCGTAAAGCACACAACACTTACCAAAATTGAAGGCGATTTTGTAAAAAAGCCGAGCGTTCAAATGATTGCCAAAATCGCCAAAGCACTCAGCGTTTCTATGAAAGATTTATTGAAATAA
- a CDS encoding choice-of-anchor N protein, producing MKIKFLTALLTLAVSTSAFAVPGLQLYSPDATWDALTETWVTDQSEFELWVVCANLNKGQLTNVTLVASLASGDVAINGGLEITNSAAVTTTKNAGDWLFGTPAALSPHGIFPTLYTTYLAAATTSSPYVSVLDYNGDPGGGGSNAFGNVFKFTIKSGYASVHFDAFATNSAGKSIFAPYSHDAQSTPGDQVPEPASMLLFGLGLAGAGIVRRMKNSK from the coding sequence ATGAAAATTAAATTCCTGACCGCCTTGCTGACACTGGCGGTTTCCACCTCGGCCTTCGCTGTACCTGGTCTCCAACTGTACAGCCCCGATGCCACTTGGGACGCCCTGACCGAAACTTGGGTCACTGATCAAAGCGAATTCGAGCTTTGGGTAGTTTGCGCCAACCTGAATAAGGGTCAATTGACCAATGTCACACTCGTCGCCTCTTTGGCAAGCGGAGATGTCGCGATCAATGGCGGTCTTGAAATCACCAACTCTGCGGCTGTAACAACAACCAAGAATGCGGGCGATTGGCTCTTCGGCACACCGGCAGCTCTTAGCCCGCACGGTATTTTCCCGACCTTGTACACAACCTACCTTGCTGCTGCAACCACCTCCTCACCGTATGTAAGCGTTTTGGATTACAATGGCGATCCTGGTGGTGGTGGAAGCAATGCCTTTGGTAACGTTTTCAAGTTCACCATCAAATCGGGCTATGCCTCAGTCCACTTTGACGCATTCGCCACCAACAGCGCCGGGAAATCAATCTTTGCTCCCTATTCGCACGATGCCCAGTCCACCCCCGGCGATCAAGTTCCGGAACCGGCTTCGATGCTTCTCTTCGGCCTTGGCCTCGCTGGCGCTGGCATTGTCCGTCGCATGAAAAACTCCAAGTAA
- a CDS encoding Swt1 family HEPN domain-containing protein: MAITNHERVGKALELLNLGLLPFIEREMKSNFGDSWIDDARESIRAAHLVVKNTGAIRWDTQAILAVTSNHWNAVFKKTLGHAERSLVSELRDIRNRWAHQDTFSTDDAYRALDSIGRLLTAVSAEQATEIETTKMELLRLRFDEQVRGEKRKSAGIAIESGAASNLKPWREVITPHKDVASGLYQQAEFAADLWQVHLGEGTNEYKNPVEFFRRTYLTESLKSMLVGAVRRLAGRGGDPVVQLQTNFGGGKTHSMLALYHLFSGIAPNELSGIDAVMKEAEAKTLPTARRVVLVGNKISPGNPSTKPDGTIVHTLWGELAWQLGGKKAYSRIKADDEKATSPGDVLRELFKEYGPCLILIDEWVAYARQLHDQSDLPAGGFETQFTFAQVLTESAKLVSNCLLVISLPASDTQGSPHTHADDVEVGGQRGREALDRLRNVVGRVESSWRPASAEEGFEIVRRRLFEPLSDPAQFKDRDVVARAFADFYRTQHQEFPPECRDSDYEKRIKAAYPIHPEIFDRLYTDWSTLVKFQRTRGVLRLMAAVIHSLWEKGDKNPLILPANVSIDDPRVQFELTRYLSDNWVPVIEKDVDGPNSLPLRMDSDVPNLGKFSACRRVARTIYMGSAPLTQAAHRGLEERRIKLGCLMPGESPTVFGDALRRLAGAATYLYQDGPRYWYSTQPTVTKLAEDRAEQLKRDPDKVVHELNQRLRADLRKMGDFNRIHPMPLSGQDVPDDLDARLIVLSIDHPFTKEQANAAEASAKAILESRGNTPRLYRNTLVFLAADKTRLQDLDEAARKYLAWDSILTEKLTLNLDPQQAKQAEAQKTAADSVVTSRIPETYQWLLVPTQSNPKAAIEWQSLKLTGSDPLAIRVSKKLRNDELLLTGFAATRLKMELDKIPLWRGDHVPVKQLAEDFARYIYLSRLKEPSVLMAAIQDGMALLTWQQESFAFADSFDESTGRYRGLRGGQGISSLDSDSPGLLVKPEVALKQLNADAAILANNSESTQPTSAGDSQNKGNAIHTENLAQPVATRPKRFHGTVTLDAERVGRDASRIADEVIAHLTGLVGSKVMITLEVEAEIPSGVPDNVVRTVTENSRTLKFSSQGFEKE; this comes from the coding sequence ATGGCTATCACTAATCATGAACGAGTCGGCAAAGCACTGGAGTTACTAAACCTCGGCCTCCTCCCATTCATTGAGCGGGAGATGAAATCAAACTTCGGCGACTCTTGGATAGATGATGCACGTGAGAGTATTCGTGCTGCCCACTTGGTTGTCAAAAATACTGGTGCCATAAGATGGGATACCCAAGCGATCCTCGCTGTCACTTCGAATCATTGGAATGCAGTCTTTAAGAAAACTCTTGGTCATGCTGAACGTTCACTAGTAAGCGAATTACGCGACATTCGAAACCGTTGGGCACATCAGGACACTTTTTCCACCGATGACGCCTATCGAGCCCTTGACTCCATAGGCCGACTGTTAACCGCAGTTTCCGCTGAGCAGGCAACTGAAATTGAAACGACGAAGATGGAGCTCTTGCGTCTCCGGTTTGATGAGCAAGTAAGAGGGGAGAAACGCAAGAGCGCCGGAATAGCAATCGAAAGTGGTGCTGCAAGCAACCTTAAGCCTTGGCGAGAAGTAATTACTCCACACAAAGACGTTGCAAGTGGACTCTATCAGCAGGCTGAATTCGCAGCCGACCTTTGGCAAGTGCATTTGGGGGAGGGGACAAACGAATACAAGAATCCGGTCGAGTTTTTCCGTCGCACATACCTCACAGAAAGCTTGAAATCCATGCTGGTTGGAGCAGTGCGTCGTCTTGCCGGTAGGGGCGGCGACCCCGTAGTCCAACTCCAGACTAATTTTGGTGGTGGCAAAACCCACTCGATGCTGGCTCTCTATCACTTGTTTTCAGGGATTGCTCCTAACGAGCTTTCTGGAATCGACGCGGTGATGAAAGAGGCTGAAGCCAAAACTCTTCCGACAGCTCGAAGAGTTGTCCTCGTTGGAAACAAGATTTCCCCCGGAAACCCCTCTACAAAACCGGACGGGACAATTGTCCACACCCTTTGGGGCGAACTGGCCTGGCAGCTCGGAGGCAAGAAAGCATATTCCCGCATCAAAGCCGACGATGAAAAAGCAACCAGTCCAGGGGACGTATTGCGGGAGTTGTTCAAAGAGTATGGACCGTGCCTCATCTTGATTGATGAGTGGGTAGCATATGCAAGGCAACTGCACGACCAAAGCGACCTTCCTGCAGGAGGGTTTGAAACACAATTTACTTTTGCCCAAGTGCTCACTGAATCAGCCAAACTTGTTAGTAACTGTTTGCTTGTTATAAGCCTTCCGGCCTCTGACACTCAAGGATCTCCGCACACACATGCGGACGACGTTGAAGTCGGTGGACAACGAGGTAGAGAAGCCTTAGACCGACTGCGGAACGTAGTTGGCCGCGTGGAATCATCATGGCGTCCAGCCAGCGCGGAGGAGGGGTTCGAGATTGTACGAAGACGCCTCTTTGAACCGCTTTCAGACCCGGCTCAATTCAAAGACCGCGATGTCGTGGCACGAGCATTTGCTGATTTTTACCGAACGCAACATCAGGAGTTTCCACCGGAGTGTCGTGATTCGGATTACGAAAAGCGCATCAAAGCAGCATATCCCATTCACCCCGAAATTTTCGACCGTCTCTACACCGACTGGTCAACCTTAGTTAAGTTCCAGCGTACGCGGGGAGTGCTCCGACTAATGGCCGCAGTTATTCACAGTCTCTGGGAGAAGGGGGACAAAAATCCCCTAATCTTACCGGCCAACGTTTCCATTGATGACCCACGCGTGCAGTTCGAACTTACGCGATATCTCTCAGACAATTGGGTTCCCGTAATTGAGAAAGATGTTGATGGTCCGAATTCATTACCACTCCGCATGGACAGCGACGTGCCTAACCTAGGCAAGTTTTCTGCGTGCCGCCGTGTGGCGCGAACAATTTACATGGGTTCTGCGCCTCTGACTCAAGCGGCACATCGCGGCCTTGAAGAGCGCAGAATAAAACTGGGTTGTCTCATGCCGGGTGAATCACCGACAGTTTTTGGAGACGCACTTCGCAGGCTCGCCGGTGCGGCGACTTATCTTTATCAGGATGGTCCCCGTTACTGGTATTCCACACAACCCACCGTTACTAAGCTTGCAGAAGACCGTGCCGAGCAACTAAAGCGTGACCCCGACAAAGTTGTTCACGAACTAAACCAGCGGTTGCGCGCGGACTTACGCAAAATGGGGGACTTCAACCGCATTCACCCCATGCCTCTTTCGGGGCAAGATGTTCCAGACGACCTTGATGCAAGACTGATTGTGCTTTCGATTGATCATCCCTTTACGAAAGAGCAAGCGAATGCGGCCGAAGCCTCAGCAAAGGCAATTCTCGAATCGCGCGGTAATACTCCGAGACTCTATCGCAACACGCTCGTATTTCTCGCCGCTGACAAGACACGATTGCAGGACTTGGACGAAGCGGCGCGCAAGTACCTTGCGTGGGATTCAATTCTTACAGAGAAGCTCACACTAAACCTTGACCCACAACAAGCGAAGCAGGCAGAGGCACAGAAGACTGCCGCTGATAGTGTTGTCACTTCGCGTATTCCAGAAACTTATCAATGGCTATTAGTTCCGACGCAATCCAACCCTAAAGCTGCTATTGAATGGCAATCTCTCAAGCTCACAGGATCCGACCCCCTTGCTATTCGCGTCAGTAAGAAACTGCGTAACGATGAACTCCTTCTTACGGGATTTGCCGCCACTAGACTTAAGATGGAGCTCGATAAAATTCCCCTTTGGAGAGGAGACCATGTCCCGGTGAAACAACTTGCCGAAGACTTTGCTCGGTATATCTACCTCTCACGACTCAAAGAGCCCTCTGTACTTATGGCTGCAATTCAGGACGGCATGGCTCTTCTGACTTGGCAGCAGGAGAGTTTTGCATTCGCCGATAGTTTCGATGAATCTACCGGCCGCTACCGAGGATTGCGTGGAGGCCAAGGTATTTCCTCACTTGATTCAGATTCTCCTGGATTGTTAGTAAAACCGGAAGTGGCGCTAAAACAGCTCAATGCAGACGCTGCAATACTTGCAAACAATTCAGAATCAACTCAGCCCACGAGCGCGGGCGATTCACAGAACAAGGGCAACGCTATTCATACTGAAAACTTGGCTCAACCAGTTGCGACCCGGCCTAAACGCTTTCACGGAACCGTTACACTCGATGCCGAACGAGTAGGTCGCGACGCGAGCAGAATTGCCGACGAAGTGATTGCACATCTAACCGGACTTGTAGGCTCCAAAGTCATGATTACCCTAGAAGTAGAAGCTGAAATTCCTTCCGGTGTTCCCGATAATGTTGTTCGCACAGTTACGGAAAATAGTAGGACACTGAAGTTTTCCAGTCAGGGGTTTGAGAAGGAATAG
- a CDS encoding DUF1059 domain-containing protein — MKKITCKDLGGPCDKEITGNSFEEIGHNCRTHVEEQMNSGDEAHKAAVAKMMNASPEEQKAMMAEYEKRYNEAPIM, encoded by the coding sequence ATGAAGAAAATAACTTGTAAAGATCTTGGTGGTCCTTGTGATAAAGAGATCACTGGAAATTCATTTGAAGAGATAGGTCATAATTGCAGAACTCATGTAGAGGAACAAATGAATAGTGGCGATGAAGCTCATAAAGCTGCTGTTGCCAAAATGATGAATGCTTCACCAGAAGAACAGAAGGCTATGATGGCAGAATACGAAAAGAGATATAATGAAGCTCCGATTATGTAA
- a CDS encoding competence/damage-inducible protein A, producing the protein MTVEIITIGDEVTTGHTVDTNSSTIARKLTDIGLQIKYKSSVGDVVESMEEVFRIALKRAEIVITTGGLGPTDDDLTKRAIVKVFKRNLIFHEEILEDMNRRYAARGIENPAINQNQALLPQGAIFFPNKTGSAVGICIQENGRIFISLPGVPREMEQILQDEVIPFLQKNMVKSFSTIIKLRTIGAPESKLAELIAPKLKIEPNVRLAYLPSYGGVDLRVIVTGDSQEETDKKAQTLIRHLEKGCGKYIYGRDTDTLEGIIGQLLKDNDKTLAVAESVTGGQLGMLITTVAGSSKYFLGGVIAYTNEVKMRESNVSETVINTNGAVSEECAIAMAVGARGRFNSDYALAVTGVAGPDSSEGQAVGTTFIALASSQPAYAKKFNFGTDRFQIRTRASYAALEILRREILDLKS; encoded by the coding sequence ATGACCGTTGAAATAATTACAATAGGGGATGAAGTCACAACCGGACACACAGTCGACACCAACTCATCGACTATTGCCCGAAAATTGACCGATATCGGGCTTCAGATTAAATATAAGTCATCGGTCGGCGATGTGGTCGAGTCGATGGAAGAGGTCTTTCGTATTGCCCTGAAACGGGCCGAGATTGTCATCACAACCGGGGGACTCGGGCCGACAGACGATGACTTGACCAAACGCGCGATAGTAAAAGTTTTCAAACGAAATCTCATTTTCCATGAAGAAATCCTTGAAGATATGAATCGCCGCTATGCCGCACGCGGGATAGAAAATCCGGCTATCAATCAAAATCAGGCACTGCTTCCGCAGGGCGCAATCTTTTTCCCGAACAAGACCGGTTCAGCGGTCGGGATATGTATTCAGGAAAACGGCCGGATTTTTATTTCCCTGCCGGGTGTCCCGCGTGAAATGGAACAGATACTGCAGGACGAGGTCATTCCCTTCCTACAAAAGAATATGGTCAAAAGTTTTTCGACGATTATCAAACTCCGAACTATCGGCGCGCCTGAATCGAAATTAGCCGAGTTGATCGCGCCAAAACTGAAAATTGAGCCGAATGTTCGTCTTGCCTATCTTCCGTCGTATGGCGGTGTGGACCTTCGTGTGATTGTTACCGGCGACAGCCAGGAAGAGACCGACAAAAAAGCGCAGACTCTTATCCGTCACTTAGAAAAGGGGTGTGGGAAATATATATATGGCCGTGATACTGACACGCTCGAGGGTATCATCGGCCAGCTTCTTAAGGACAATGATAAAACGCTCGCGGTTGCTGAATCTGTCACCGGCGGCCAACTTGGGATGCTGATTACAACAGTAGCTGGCTCATCGAAATATTTTCTCGGCGGGGTTATCGCCTATACCAATGAGGTAAAGATGCGTGAGTCGAATGTTTCTGAAACAGTAATCAATACAAATGGAGCAGTGTCGGAAGAATGCGCCATTGCGATGGCCGTCGGAGCCCGGGGGCGATTCAACAGTGATTACGCGCTTGCTGTCACTGGTGTCGCCGGGCCGGATAGCAGCGAAGGACAAGCTGTCGGAACCACGTTCATCGCCTTGGCTTCGTCCCAACCGGCTTACGCCAAAAAATTTAACTTCGGGACTGATAGATTTCAGATCCGAACCCGCGCAAGCTACGCGGCTCTTGAGATTCTCCGCCGTGAAATCCTCGACCTGAAATCATGA
- the thpR gene encoding RNA 2',3'-cyclic phosphodiesterase — protein sequence MIRLFIALTIPEETKKYLAYIMNDCKKQGIRISWVAAENLHLTVRFLGDTDPELILSLNGMLESVAMRYKAAECSLKMVGGFPTLKSPRVIWVGLSGQTERMSALAGSIETAVRELGLPPGTKPFKAHLTLGRVKDQSLLNAQHLEFIGKYQVEDRIVTFGELSLIQSTLSSRGSIYGTLHSVRLSN from the coding sequence ATGATCCGTCTTTTTATTGCCCTGACTATCCCTGAAGAGACCAAGAAATATCTCGCCTATATAATGAATGACTGCAAGAAGCAGGGGATACGTATTAGTTGGGTGGCGGCTGAGAATCTCCATCTGACCGTTCGGTTTCTTGGAGATACAGATCCAGAACTAATTCTGTCGCTGAATGGCATGCTCGAGTCGGTTGCCATGCGGTACAAGGCCGCTGAGTGTTCGCTGAAGATGGTCGGTGGGTTTCCTACACTGAAATCCCCGCGTGTTATTTGGGTTGGTCTGAGCGGTCAGACAGAGCGCATGTCAGCTCTGGCAGGCTCGATTGAAACCGCAGTAAGGGAACTTGGCCTTCCGCCTGGGACCAAACCGTTCAAAGCACATCTTACTCTTGGACGAGTCAAAGATCAATCTCTGCTTAACGCTCAACATCTTGAATTTATAGGGAAGTACCAAGTCGAAGATCGGATTGTGACTTTTGGGGAATTATCTCTGATTCAGTCGACTCTCAGTTCTCGCGGTTCGATATATGGGACGCTTCACTCAGTTCGACTGAGCAACTAA
- the pgsA gene encoding CDP-diacylglycerol--glycerol-3-phosphate 3-phosphatidyltransferase: protein MNMPNLLTLLRILLSPLFMFFFVVDNFYAKLIGLALFIVAALTDFADGYYARKYGIITGFGKFMDPLADKILVSSALISFIALGVLSPLPVVLIVGREFLITGLRLLAAYCGVVIPPTWAAKLKTFLQMTAVGVVMAYITIISGLVHYQSDALKYFTFDYQIYFNWMLWATAVITVWTGIDYVIKYFYMIKSVLR, encoded by the coding sequence ATGAATATGCCCAACCTTCTGACGCTCTTGCGCATCCTGCTCTCTCCACTGTTCATGTTCTTTTTTGTCGTCGATAACTTCTATGCCAAACTTATCGGGCTGGCGTTGTTCATCGTGGCAGCCCTTACTGATTTCGCCGATGGCTACTATGCCCGCAAATATGGTATTATCACAGGCTTTGGAAAATTCATGGACCCGCTTGCGGACAAGATTTTGGTCTCATCAGCCTTAATCAGTTTTATCGCCCTCGGTGTGCTTTCTCCGTTACCGGTTGTGCTGATTGTTGGACGCGAATTTTTGATAACCGGTCTGCGCCTGCTTGCGGCCTATTGCGGAGTGGTTATTCCGCCGACTTGGGCCGCCAAGCTCAAAACTTTTTTGCAAATGACCGCAGTCGGGGTGGTCATGGCATACATTACCATAATCAGCGGCCTTGTCCATTACCAAAGTGATGCGCTGAAATATTTTACTTTCGACTATCAAATATATTTCAACTGGATGCTCTGGGCGACCGCTGTGATTACGGTTTGGACCGGGATTGACTATGTCATAAAATATTTCTATATGATTAAATCGGTATTACGTTAG
- a CDS encoding phosphatidylglycerophosphatase A, whose product MQTTKQKLVTAVATGLYSGYVGPWTGTSGTVPPFLIAYFFIRDNDLLLLLVALPTIGISVWSAGLAEKYMGHDSKKIVIDEWAGYFMAILFIPYSLGNYIAAFVIFRILDVLKLPPARASEKLNGGLGITMDDVVAGLQSNIVLHVWLLCYPLVAGK is encoded by the coding sequence ATGCAGACGACAAAACAAAAACTGGTTACCGCAGTTGCCACGGGCCTGTACTCGGGATATGTCGGGCCATGGACTGGGACATCGGGAACAGTGCCGCCCTTTCTGATCGCCTATTTTTTCATCCGCGATAACGATCTTCTCCTGCTACTCGTGGCCCTTCCGACAATTGGCATTTCGGTCTGGTCGGCAGGACTTGCGGAAAAATATATGGGACATGACAGCAAAAAGATTGTCATCGACGAATGGGCCGGATATTTTATGGCGATACTGTTTATTCCGTATTCGCTCGGAAATTATATTGCGGCCTTTGTGATATTTCGTATCCTCGATGTACTTAAATTGCCACCGGCGCGAGCCAGCGAGAAACTCAATGGCGGACTCGGCATCACGATGGACGATGTTGTCGCCGGACTGCAAAGTAATATCGTGCTGCATGTCTGGCTTCTCTGTTATCCTCTGGTCGCAGGGAAGTAA
- a CDS encoding ATP-binding protein produces the protein MTVSEHQIDEWLLQRENEHLEFKEARNKFHFEKLVKYCAALANEGGGSIVLGVTDRKPRLVIGTTAFGNTEHTKAGLVEKLRLRIDVDEIQHRDGRILVFTAPAHPVGLPIPVDGAYWMRAGEDLVPMTPDQLRRIFDEAGPDFSAQICPAATIADLDSGAIENFRRRWHIKAAREDILQCSVEQLLRDAELVSDEGVSYAALVLLGTRVAVGRFLAQAELIFEYRSSETAGPAAQREEFREGFFLWYDRLWELVNLRNDRQHYQDGLFMIDIPTFNQGAIREAVLNAVAHRDYRHAGSIFVRQITQRIEIVSPGGFPEGITTDNILDRQLPRNRRIADALARCGLVERAGQGANRIFESCIREGKALPDFTNTDEWQVSLTLRGQVQDGRFVRFLDSVTSETQISFDTRDLLILDLIHRAADIPQDLRPKLHQLSELGVIESVGRGRGTRYLLSRRFHAELGERSAYTRRRGLDREANKELLFYHLRDHADSGCQMAELQEVLPALSRAAIRRLLDELRRDGRVKLVGERRWARWYIANHAGRAGD, from the coding sequence ATGACTGTATCTGAGCACCAAATCGACGAATGGCTTCTCCAGAGAGAGAACGAGCACCTCGAGTTCAAAGAGGCAAGGAATAAATTCCACTTTGAGAAGCTCGTGAAATACTGCGCCGCGCTTGCCAATGAGGGCGGTGGATCAATCGTTTTAGGCGTGACCGACAGAAAACCTCGACTTGTTATCGGAACGACCGCATTCGGGAATACTGAGCATACCAAGGCCGGGCTGGTTGAAAAGCTGCGGTTGCGGATTGACGTAGATGAAATTCAGCACCGAGACGGCCGAATCCTTGTATTTACAGCGCCTGCTCATCCCGTTGGATTGCCCATTCCGGTAGACGGAGCATACTGGATGCGCGCCGGCGAAGATTTGGTGCCGATGACTCCCGACCAACTACGGCGGATCTTCGACGAGGCGGGTCCAGACTTCTCCGCCCAGATATGCCCAGCCGCTACAATCGCCGACCTCGATTCGGGGGCGATTGAGAATTTTCGCCGTCGCTGGCACATTAAGGCAGCGCGTGAGGATATCCTCCAGTGTTCAGTGGAACAGCTGCTTCGTGATGCCGAACTGGTATCCGATGAAGGCGTCTCCTACGCGGCCTTAGTGCTCCTGGGTACTCGAGTGGCAGTTGGCCGTTTTCTTGCGCAAGCAGAGTTGATCTTCGAGTATCGGTCATCTGAAACGGCAGGTCCTGCAGCTCAGCGGGAAGAGTTTAGAGAAGGTTTTTTCCTCTGGTACGACCGCTTGTGGGAGTTGGTCAATTTGCGCAATGACCGGCAGCACTATCAGGACGGACTGTTCATGATAGACATTCCGACCTTCAACCAGGGCGCTATCCGTGAGGCAGTCCTTAACGCTGTGGCGCATCGCGACTACAGGCACGCCGGTTCAATCTTTGTGAGGCAAATTACTCAGCGGATTGAAATCGTGAGTCCAGGGGGGTTCCCGGAAGGTATTACTACTGACAACATTCTTGATCGCCAGCTTCCCAGAAATCGTCGTATCGCCGATGCACTCGCGCGCTGCGGCCTCGTAGAGCGCGCCGGCCAGGGTGCGAACCGTATCTTCGAATCATGCATTCGCGAGGGAAAGGCTTTGCCAGATTTTACAAACACTGATGAGTGGCAGGTCTCGCTAACTTTGCGTGGTCAAGTGCAGGACGGGCGATTCGTTCGGTTTCTCGATAGCGTTACAAGTGAAACACAGATCTCATTTGACACTCGGGATCTGCTGATTTTAGATCTGATTCATCGCGCCGCAGATATTCCTCAGGATTTGAGACCGAAATTGCACCAGCTCTCTGAGTTGGGTGTCATTGAGAGTGTTGGCCGCGGAAGAGGTACCCGTTATCTTCTGAGTAGGCGTTTTCACGCTGAGCTTGGAGAACGTAGTGCGTACACGCGGCGGCGCGGTCTTGATCGTGAAGCAAACAAGGAACTTTTGTTTTACCATCTTCGCGATCACGCAGATTCTGGTTGCCAGATGGCCGAATTACAAGAGGTCTTGCCAGCACTGTCGCGGGCCGCAATCAGGAGGCTGTTGGATGAGTTGCGGCGAGATGGTCGTGTAAAACTCGTAGGTGAACGTCGCTGGGCTCGGTGGTATATCGCTAACCATGCCGGGCGAGCTGGCGATTGA